A DNA window from Nitrospirota bacterium contains the following coding sequences:
- a CDS encoding c-type cytochrome yields MRLATKVVAIGLLGLAMLLFGRAGAAPGDQAGWSARAEGLVLARCGICHSTDLIAQQRLDRSRWQATVGKMVHWGAELSEEEAALVVEFLAERFHPAASASVTLSEIGAAEPLQTEPPSMQERPNGVAQQGAALFANNCQACHGAGAGGGFGPKLAGNPILHLETAFWETVLYGRGPMPAWEHTLSRQDIADILAWLKTL; encoded by the coding sequence ATGAGGCTCGCCACAAAGGTTGTTGCAATAGGCCTGCTTGGATTGGCGATGCTGCTGTTTGGCAGGGCAGGGGCAGCGCCGGGCGATCAGGCGGGATGGTCGGCACGTGCAGAGGGATTGGTGCTCGCCCGCTGCGGCATCTGTCATAGTACGGATTTAATTGCGCAGCAACGGTTGGACCGGTCACGTTGGCAGGCCACAGTCGGCAAAATGGTTCACTGGGGCGCGGAGCTGTCGGAGGAAGAAGCGGCCTTGGTGGTGGAGTTTCTTGCTGAGCGGTTTCATCCTGCCGCATCGGCGTCGGTCACGCTCAGTGAGATCGGCGCAGCAGAACCGTTACAGACCGAGCCACCATCCATGCAAGAACGTCCGAACGGAGTGGCGCAGCAGGGCGCGGCGCTCTTCGCCAATAATTGCCAAGCCTGTCATGGCGCCGGTGCCGGCGGAGGATTCGGGCCCAAGCTGGCCGGCAACCCCATCCTGCATCTAGAGACTGCGTTTTGGGAGACGGTCCTCTACGGACGAGGCCCGATGCCTGCCTGGGAACATACGTTGAGCCGACAAGACATTGCTGACATCCTAGCCTGGCTAAAAACGTTGTAG